One Panicum virgatum strain AP13 chromosome 9K, P.virgatum_v5, whole genome shotgun sequence genomic region harbors:
- the LOC120648378 gene encoding glycine-rich RNA-binding protein 2-like, translating to MAAADVEYRCFVGGLAWATDNASLQQAFASYGDVLDSKVITDRETGRSRGFGFVTFSTEQSMLDAIEAMNGKELDGRNITVNQAQSRGGGGGGGGYGGGRQGGYGGGGGRREGGYGGGGYDGGGGGYGGGRREGGYGGGGYGSRGDSGGNWRN from the exons atggcggcggcggatgtgGAGTACCGCTGCTTCGTCGGCGGCCTCGCCTGGGCCACCGACAACGCGTCCCTCCAGCAGGCCTTCGCCTCCTACGGCGACGTCCTCGACTCCAAG GTCATCACCGACCGTGAGACGGGGAGGTCCCGCGGGTTCGGCTTCGTCACCTTCTCAACCGAGCAGTCGATGCTCGACGCCATCGAAGCCATGAACGGCAAGGAGCTCGACGGCCGCAACATCACCGTCAACCAGGCCCAatcccgcggcggtggcggcggcggcggcggttacgGCGGCGGTCGCCAGGgaggctacggcggcggcggcggtcgccgtgAGGGCGgctacggtggcggcggctacgacggtggcggtggcggataCGGCGGCGGTCGCCGCGAGGGCGGCTACGGCGGTGGTGGCTACGGCAGCCGCGGTGACTCCGGTGGCAACTGGAGGAACTAA